A genome region from Micromonospora inyonensis includes the following:
- a CDS encoding helix-turn-helix domain-containing protein, whose amino-acid sequence MTDHAHARKIEFAAFVRRALDDVRATRAWSGTEVSRRTGISRQTINRWVRGDWSSDPEAARVVSFCEGLGLDPAAAFAVLGWDRTGPLRRRPDTPPMDPDVEALLRRLVDPGVSDLEKFHIRETVRYLAYRPPLPGSARNTDKRAG is encoded by the coding sequence GTGACCGACCACGCCCACGCGCGCAAGATCGAATTCGCCGCCTTCGTGCGCCGGGCGCTCGACGACGTGCGGGCGACCCGGGCCTGGAGCGGCACCGAGGTGTCCCGCCGGACCGGCATCTCCCGGCAGACCATCAACCGGTGGGTCCGCGGCGACTGGAGCAGCGACCCCGAGGCCGCCCGGGTGGTCTCCTTCTGCGAGGGGCTCGGGCTGGATCCGGCGGCGGCCTTCGCCGTGCTCGGCTGGGACCGGACGGGCCCGTTGCGCCGCCGGCCGGACACCCCGCCGATGGACCCGGACGTCGAGGCGCTGTTGCGCCGCCTGGTCGACCCCGGAGTCTCCGACCTCGAGAAGTTCCACATCCGGGAGACCGTCCGGTACCTCGCCTACCGTCCGCCGCTGCCGGGGAGCGCCC
- a CDS encoding PhoH family protein, whose product MTTRRTPAGGDQTPAATTNTRRTTRSRRAATGAAEPGEPRPEVFVLDTSVLLSDPAAFHRFAEHEVVLPLVVISELEGKRHHPELGWFARQSLRMLDELRITHGRLDHPVSANDEGGTLRVELNHTDYNVLPPGFRTESNDARILAVALNLAAEGRRVTLVSKDMPLRVKAAAVGLRADEYRHGQASDPTWTGMAELEVAEEQIGQLYGGETLDLDGAAGLPCHTGLLLHSGNGSALGRVLPDKTVRLVRGDRDAFGLRGRSAEQRIALDLLLDESVGIVSLGGRAGTGKSALALCAGLEAVMERRRHKKVVVFRPLYAVGGQELGYLPGSEAEKMSPWAQAVFDTLGAVVHENVLEEVTSRGMLEVLPLTHIRGRSLHDAFVIVDEAQSLERGVLLTVLSRIGQGSRVVLTHDVAQRDNLRVGRHDGVTAVIEALKGHPLFAHVTLSRSERSPIAAVVTDLLEDIPS is encoded by the coding sequence GTGACGACTCGTCGTACCCCCGCCGGTGGCGATCAGACCCCGGCCGCGACCACGAACACCCGCCGGACGACCCGGAGCCGCCGTGCGGCGACGGGCGCCGCCGAGCCCGGGGAGCCCCGACCAGAGGTCTTCGTCCTGGACACCTCGGTCCTGCTCTCCGACCCTGCGGCGTTCCACCGGTTCGCCGAACACGAGGTGGTCCTCCCCCTCGTGGTGATCTCCGAGTTGGAGGGCAAGCGGCACCATCCGGAACTCGGCTGGTTCGCCCGGCAGTCCCTCCGCATGCTCGACGAGCTGCGGATCACCCACGGCCGGTTGGACCACCCGGTGTCCGCCAACGACGAGGGCGGCACGCTGCGGGTCGAGCTGAACCACACCGACTACAACGTCCTCCCGCCCGGCTTCCGGACCGAGTCCAACGACGCCCGGATCCTCGCCGTGGCGCTCAACCTGGCCGCCGAGGGGCGGCGGGTGACGCTGGTCAGCAAGGACATGCCGCTGCGGGTCAAGGCCGCCGCCGTCGGGCTGCGGGCCGACGAGTACCGGCACGGCCAGGCGAGCGACCCGACCTGGACGGGCATGGCCGAACTGGAGGTCGCCGAGGAGCAGATCGGCCAGCTGTACGGCGGTGAGACGCTCGACCTGGACGGCGCGGCCGGACTGCCCTGCCACACCGGTCTGCTGCTGCACTCGGGCAACGGCTCGGCCCTGGGCCGGGTCCTGCCGGACAAGACCGTACGGCTGGTCCGGGGTGACCGGGACGCGTTCGGCCTGCGCGGACGCTCCGCGGAGCAGCGGATCGCCCTGGACCTGCTCCTCGACGAGTCGGTGGGGATCGTCTCGCTCGGTGGCCGGGCGGGCACCGGGAAGTCCGCCCTGGCCCTCTGCGCGGGCCTGGAGGCGGTGATGGAACGCCGCCGGCACAAGAAGGTGGTCGTGTTCCGGCCGCTCTACGCCGTGGGCGGTCAGGAGCTGGGCTACCTGCCGGGCTCGGAGGCGGAGAAGATGTCGCCCTGGGCGCAGGCGGTCTTCGACACCCTGGGCGCGGTGGTGCACGAGAACGTGCTGGAGGAGGTCACCTCCCGGGGCATGTTGGAGGTGCTGCCGCTGACCCACATCCGGGGGCGGAGCCTGCACGACGCGTTCGTCATCGTGGACGAGGCACAGTCGCTGGAGCGGGGGGTGCTGCTCACCGTCCTCTCCCGGATCGGCCAGGGCTCCCGGGTGGTGCTCACGCACGACGTCGCCCAGCGGGACAACCTCCGGGTGGGTCGGCACGACGGGGTGACCGCAGTGATCGAGGCGCTGAAGGGGCATCCCCTGTTCGCGCACGTCACGCTCAGCCGCTCGGAGCGGTCGCCGATCGCGGCGGTGGTGACGGACCTGTTGGAGGACATCCCGAGCTGA
- a CDS encoding lytic transglycosylase domain-containing protein, with protein sequence MSRLWSRLGARTAAVALLSVGVAGGFYLGEDRQTRPSDATAQVGRVEIEQSRYAQTEHVVESARYQTELRSAQRAEAAAELAARKAAAERAARKKREAEAKAKAAAEEAARKAAEKTSKPYDGPIPASCSEYSGNRKIGCAMLVDAGFGMDQMPCLDRLWNKESGWNHQARNPSSGAYGIPQALPGSKMGSAGDDWQTNPATQIEWGLGYIKGRYGTPCRAWAHSQDTGWY encoded by the coding sequence GTGAGTCGGCTGTGGAGCCGGTTGGGTGCCCGAACCGCCGCTGTCGCGTTGCTCTCCGTGGGTGTCGCCGGCGGCTTCTACCTGGGCGAAGACCGCCAGACCCGGCCATCGGACGCGACCGCGCAGGTCGGCCGGGTCGAGATCGAGCAGTCGCGGTACGCGCAGACCGAGCACGTCGTCGAGTCCGCGAGATACCAGACCGAGCTGCGGTCCGCGCAACGGGCCGAGGCCGCCGCCGAGCTGGCCGCCCGCAAGGCGGCCGCCGAGCGCGCGGCCCGCAAGAAGCGCGAGGCCGAGGCGAAGGCCAAGGCGGCGGCCGAGGAGGCCGCCCGGAAGGCGGCGGAGAAGACCTCCAAGCCGTACGACGGCCCGATCCCCGCCTCGTGCAGCGAGTACAGCGGCAACCGGAAGATCGGCTGCGCCATGCTGGTCGACGCCGGCTTCGGCATGGACCAGATGCCCTGCCTGGACCGGCTCTGGAACAAGGAGAGCGGCTGGAACCACCAGGCCAGGAACCCCTCCTCCGGCGCGTACGGGATCCCGCAGGCGCTGCCGGGCAGCAAGATGGGCTCGGCCGGCGACGACTGGCAGACCAACCCGGCCACCCAGATCGAGTGGGGGCTCGGCTACATCAAGGGCCGGTACGGCACCCCGTGCAGGGCCTGGGCGCACTCCCAGGACACCGGCTGGTACTGA
- a CDS encoding rhomboid family intramembrane serine protease — MTFDGGPSGDANRFGTEAFYASLGRAFVAMCAVVPVLFLVEALDVWLDAGFDPAAGIIPKRIDGLDGVFFSPFLHHGFDHLYSNSIPLILLGTFVLAAGVRRYLWSTLVIILVSGFGVWFTGSSNSIVVGASGVIFGYLGLLLTRGVVERTWWNFAVVLLVGLLYGWQLVGILPTDERISWQGHLFGLVGGVLAAVLFRRRPGVEAGYPLTTP, encoded by the coding sequence GTGACTTTCGACGGCGGCCCGTCGGGCGATGCCAACCGGTTCGGCACCGAGGCGTTCTACGCCTCGCTGGGTCGGGCCTTCGTCGCGATGTGTGCGGTGGTCCCGGTGCTCTTCCTCGTCGAGGCACTGGACGTCTGGCTGGACGCCGGCTTCGACCCGGCCGCCGGGATCATCCCCAAGCGGATCGACGGGCTGGACGGGGTCTTCTTCTCGCCCTTCCTGCACCACGGCTTCGACCACCTCTACAGCAACAGCATCCCGCTGATCCTGCTCGGCACCTTCGTGCTCGCCGCCGGGGTCCGGCGCTACCTCTGGTCCACACTGGTGATCATCCTGGTCAGCGGCTTCGGCGTCTGGTTCACCGGGTCGTCCAACTCGATCGTGGTCGGCGCCAGCGGGGTCATCTTCGGGTACCTCGGCCTGCTGCTCACCCGAGGTGTGGTGGAGCGCACCTGGTGGAACTTCGCGGTCGTGCTCCTGGTCGGCCTCCTCTACGGCTGGCAGCTGGTCGGCATCCTCCCCACCGACGAGCGCATCTCCTGGCAGGGGCACCTGTTCGGGCTGGTCGGCGGGGTGCTCGCCGCGGTGCTGTTCCGCCGCCGTCCGGGGGTGGAGGCGGGGTACCCGCTCACCACGCCCTGA
- a CDS encoding NAD(P)/FAD-dependent oxidoreductase: MREVDVAIIGAGPSGLYAAYYAGFRGLSVAVVDALPEPGGQIAAMYPEKMIYDIAGFPVIKGRDLVANLVAQAATASPEYLLGVRAERLEYQDGRPVLGLGGGERLHCGAVIVTGGLGSFTPRPLPAAVGFAGTGLVYFVPQPAALAGRDVLIVGGGDSAFDWAAALAPLARSVTLVHRRERFRAHAASVARVHELPVRIVVNAEVTKLHGDTVVTGADVAVRGGTAETLPVDAVIAALGFTADLGPLADWGLHLDRRHIVVDSAMATNLPRVYAAGDITEYPGKVRLIATGFGEAATAVNNAAVAIDPAAHLFPGHSSDGT; encoded by the coding sequence ATGCGTGAGGTCGATGTCGCCATAATCGGGGCCGGCCCGTCGGGCCTCTACGCCGCCTACTACGCCGGGTTCCGGGGGCTCTCGGTGGCCGTCGTCGACGCCCTGCCCGAGCCGGGCGGGCAGATCGCCGCGATGTACCCGGAGAAGATGATCTACGACATCGCCGGCTTCCCCGTGATCAAGGGGCGGGACCTGGTCGCGAACCTGGTCGCCCAGGCCGCGACCGCGTCGCCCGAGTACCTGCTCGGCGTCCGCGCCGAGCGGCTGGAGTACCAGGACGGCCGGCCGGTGCTCGGCCTCGGCGGCGGCGAGCGCCTGCACTGCGGCGCGGTGATCGTCACGGGTGGGCTCGGTAGCTTCACCCCGCGTCCGCTGCCGGCCGCCGTGGGCTTCGCCGGCACCGGGCTGGTCTACTTCGTCCCGCAACCGGCCGCGCTGGCCGGTCGGGACGTGCTCATCGTCGGCGGCGGCGACTCCGCGTTCGACTGGGCGGCGGCCCTGGCCCCCCTGGCCCGGTCGGTCACCCTGGTGCACCGGCGGGAGCGGTTCCGCGCGCACGCGGCCAGCGTGGCCCGGGTCCACGAGCTGCCGGTGCGGATCGTCGTCAACGCCGAGGTGACCAAGCTGCACGGGGACACCGTGGTGACCGGCGCGGACGTCGCCGTACGCGGCGGAACGGCGGAGACCCTGCCGGTGGACGCGGTGATCGCCGCACTCGGCTTCACCGCCGACCTGGGGCCGCTGGCCGACTGGGGTCTGCACCTGGACCGGCGGCACATCGTCGTCGACAGCGCGATGGCGACCAACCTCCCCCGGGTCTACGCCGCCGGGGACATCACCGAGTACCCGGGCAAGGTCCGGCTGATCGCCACCGGCTTCGGCGAGGCGGCCACGGCGGTGAACAACGCGGCGGTGGCGATCGACCCGGCGGCGCACCTCTTCCCCGGGCACTCCTCCGACGGCACCTGA
- a CDS encoding TetR/AcrR family transcriptional regulator, whose protein sequence is MPAPSIRARVRAEMIAEIKAVARRHLATDGANLSLRAVAREMGMVSSAVYRYFPSRDELLTVLIVEAYDALGTVVEAADADRDPTDLRGRWTACCRAARRWALEHPAEYALLYGSPVPGYSAPTDTVGPAQRPPATLVGILHDGLASGRLTAPPDELPEPLRTDLAEVGAALRADVPEALLARGMAGWTQLFGLISFEVFGRINNALPHRDAYFDHQVTLMADLIGLP, encoded by the coding sequence ATGCCCGCACCCTCGATCCGCGCCCGGGTACGCGCCGAGATGATCGCCGAGATCAAGGCCGTCGCCCGTCGACATCTCGCCACCGACGGCGCCAACCTGTCGCTGCGCGCGGTGGCCCGGGAGATGGGCATGGTCTCCTCGGCGGTCTACCGCTACTTCCCCAGCCGGGACGAACTGCTCACCGTGCTGATAGTCGAGGCGTACGACGCGCTGGGCACGGTCGTGGAGGCGGCCGACGCCGACCGGGACCCGACCGACCTACGCGGACGCTGGACGGCCTGCTGCCGGGCGGCCCGGCGCTGGGCGCTGGAGCACCCGGCCGAGTACGCACTGCTCTACGGCAGCCCGGTGCCCGGGTACTCCGCCCCCACCGACACGGTCGGACCGGCCCAGCGCCCTCCGGCCACCCTGGTCGGCATCCTGCACGACGGGCTCGCCAGCGGGCGGCTGACCGCGCCCCCGGACGAGTTGCCCGAGCCGTTGCGGACCGACCTCGCCGAGGTCGGCGCGGCCCTGCGTGCCGATGTGCCGGAGGCGCTGCTGGCCCGGGGCATGGCCGGCTGGACCCAGCTCTTCGGGCTGATCAGCTTCGAGGTCTTCGGCCGGATCAACAACGCCCTGCCCCACCGGGACGCCTACTTCGACCACCAGGTCACCCTGATGGCCGACCTGATCGGCCTCCCCTGA
- a CDS encoding NAD-dependent epimerase/dehydratase family protein, whose amino-acid sequence MSTHVIVGAGPVGVATARLLADQGCRVRLVSRRGRGPEHPAVERIAADATDADRLTALAQGAVALYNCANPAYHRWPTDWPPIAAALLAAAERTGAVLVTAGNLYGYGPVTAPMTERTPLRPNSVKGAVRVRMWTEALAADQAGRVRVTEVRGSDYLGAGAHSAATTLVLPRAATGRRIVVPADPDAPHSWTYVGDMARTLVTVATDERAWGRAWHAPSPPPLSVRGLAVRVATLAGARPPRITRLPAPVLTLGGLASREAREIREIAYQFYRPFVLDSTAVTETFGLTCTPLDDVLAESLAAPTAAGPPTPVR is encoded by the coding sequence GTGTCCACTCACGTGATCGTCGGTGCCGGTCCGGTCGGTGTCGCCACCGCCCGGCTCCTCGCCGACCAGGGCTGCCGGGTGCGACTGGTCAGCCGGCGCGGCCGGGGGCCGGAGCACCCGGCCGTCGAGCGGATCGCCGCCGACGCCACCGACGCCGACCGGCTGACCGCCCTGGCACAGGGAGCGGTCGCCCTCTACAACTGCGCCAACCCGGCGTACCACCGCTGGCCGACCGACTGGCCCCCGATCGCGGCGGCGCTGCTGGCCGCCGCCGAGCGCACCGGCGCGGTGCTGGTCACCGCCGGCAACCTCTACGGCTACGGCCCGGTCACCGCGCCGATGACCGAGCGGACGCCGCTGCGGCCGAACAGCGTCAAGGGCGCGGTACGCGTGCGGATGTGGACCGAGGCGCTGGCCGCGGACCAGGCCGGACGGGTCCGGGTCACCGAGGTGCGCGGCTCGGACTACCTCGGGGCGGGTGCGCACTCCGCAGCCACCACGCTCGTGCTGCCCCGGGCCGCGACCGGCCGGCGGATCGTCGTACCGGCCGACCCGGACGCCCCGCACAGCTGGACGTACGTCGGCGACATGGCCCGTACCCTCGTCACGGTCGCCACCGACGAGCGTGCCTGGGGCCGGGCCTGGCACGCGCCGAGCCCGCCGCCGCTCTCGGTACGCGGACTCGCCGTACGGGTGGCAACCCTGGCCGGTGCCCGACCGCCCCGGATCACCCGGCTGCCCGCGCCGGTGCTCACCCTCGGCGGGCTGGCCAGCCGCGAGGCACGTGAGATCCGGGAGATCGCCTACCAGTTCTACCGGCCGTTCGTGCTCGACTCGACCGCCGTCACCGAAACGTTCGGGCTCACCTGCACCCCGCTGGACGACGTGCTGGCCGAGAGCCTGGCCGCGCCGACCGCCGCCGGCCCGCCCACCCCCGTCCGCTGA
- a CDS encoding DMT family transporter — translation MTGTREADTVPSTAVRLTRVGLAVFSGTTVALQARINGELGVRLGDGIVAAVVSFGTGLLILLVLVPATPTGRRGLHRLRATLRDGSLRPWHCLGGACGAFFVAAQGLTIGTLGVAVFTVAVVAGQTSSSLVVDGAGVGPTGRQPVTPNRLAGASLAVLAVLVAVGDRLGEPGLLALALLPLLAGVSIAWQQAVNGQVRAASGSALTATLVSFAVGTLTLLATFAVDLLVRGLPAGGFPTEPWLYLGGPIGILFIAIAAAIVRFTGVLLLGLASIAGQIVGAVLLDVGLPTAALRPGPAALFGAALTLVAVVIAAIGPQVRR, via the coding sequence GTGACCGGCACCCGGGAGGCCGACACGGTCCCGTCGACGGCCGTGCGGCTCACCCGGGTCGGGCTCGCCGTGTTCTCCGGCACCACCGTGGCCCTACAGGCTCGGATCAACGGCGAACTGGGCGTACGCCTCGGCGACGGGATCGTCGCCGCGGTCGTCTCCTTCGGGACGGGGCTCCTGATCCTGCTGGTGCTGGTCCCTGCCACCCCGACCGGGCGGCGGGGGCTGCACCGCCTCCGGGCCACCCTCCGGGACGGGTCGCTGCGGCCGTGGCACTGCCTCGGCGGGGCCTGCGGCGCGTTCTTCGTGGCCGCGCAGGGGCTCACCATCGGCACGCTGGGGGTCGCGGTCTTCACCGTGGCGGTGGTGGCCGGGCAGACCAGCAGCAGCCTCGTCGTGGACGGGGCCGGCGTCGGCCCGACCGGGCGGCAGCCGGTGACCCCCAACCGGCTGGCCGGCGCGTCGCTGGCCGTGCTGGCGGTCCTCGTCGCCGTCGGCGACCGGCTGGGCGAGCCCGGCCTGCTGGCGCTGGCCCTGCTGCCGCTGCTCGCCGGGGTCAGCATCGCCTGGCAGCAGGCGGTCAACGGCCAGGTGCGGGCGGCCTCGGGCAGCGCGCTCACCGCCACGCTGGTCAGCTTCGCCGTCGGCACGCTGACGCTGCTCGCCACGTTCGCCGTCGACCTGCTGGTACGGGGCCTACCGGCCGGCGGCTTCCCCACCGAGCCGTGGCTCTACCTGGGCGGCCCGATCGGCATCCTGTTCATCGCGATCGCGGCGGCGATCGTCCGGTTCACCGGGGTGCTCCTGCTCGGTCTGGCGTCCATCGCCGGTCAGATCGTCGGGGCCGTGCTGCTGGACGTGGGGCTGCCCACCGCGGCTCTGCGTCCCGGACCGGCGGCCCTCTTCGGGGCCGCCCTCACCCTGGTCGCCGTGGTGATTGCCGCGATCGGCCCGCAGGTGCGCCGGTGA
- the glpX gene encoding class II fructose-bisphosphatase: MTNTRTRIPQDLDRNLALDLVRVTEAAAMAAGRWVGRGDKEGGDGAAVDAMRKLINSIPMRGVVVIGEGEKDNAPMLFNGEEVGDGSGPEVDVAVDPIDGTTLMSKGMPNALAVLAVAERGAMFDPSAVFYMEKLAVGPAYADVVDIDAGVAENLRRIARVKGTDVSGVTVCVLDRPRHDDLVGQVRRTGAGIRFISDGDIAGAIAAARGESDVDVLMGIGGTPEGITAACALKCMGGMMQAKLWPRDDAERAKALDAGHDLDRVLSTDDLVTGDNCFFVATGVTSGDLLRGVSYRAGGAYTQSIVMRSKSGTIRVIDSYHRLEKLALYSAIDFDGRPLAEQE, encoded by the coding sequence ATGACGAACACCAGGACGCGGATCCCCCAGGATCTCGACCGCAACCTCGCCCTCGATCTGGTCCGCGTCACCGAGGCGGCGGCGATGGCCGCCGGGCGGTGGGTCGGACGGGGCGACAAGGAGGGCGGGGACGGGGCAGCCGTCGACGCCATGCGCAAACTGATCAACTCGATCCCGATGCGGGGCGTCGTGGTGATCGGCGAGGGCGAGAAGGACAACGCCCCGATGCTCTTCAACGGTGAGGAGGTCGGTGACGGCAGCGGCCCCGAGGTGGACGTGGCGGTCGACCCGATCGACGGCACCACGCTGATGAGCAAGGGCATGCCGAACGCCCTGGCGGTGCTGGCGGTGGCCGAGCGGGGCGCGATGTTCGACCCGAGCGCCGTCTTCTACATGGAGAAGCTCGCCGTCGGACCGGCGTACGCGGACGTCGTCGACATCGACGCCGGGGTCGCCGAGAACCTGCGCCGGATCGCCCGGGTGAAGGGCACCGACGTCTCCGGGGTGACGGTCTGCGTACTGGACCGCCCCCGCCACGACGACCTGGTCGGGCAGGTCCGCCGGACCGGGGCGGGCATCCGGTTCATCTCCGACGGTGACATCGCCGGTGCCATCGCGGCCGCCCGGGGCGAGTCCGACGTCGACGTGCTGATGGGCATCGGCGGCACCCCGGAGGGGATCACCGCCGCCTGCGCGCTGAAGTGCATGGGCGGCATGATGCAGGCCAAGCTCTGGCCCCGGGACGACGCCGAGCGGGCCAAGGCCCTCGACGCCGGCCACGACCTGGACCGGGTCCTCTCCACCGACGACCTGGTCACCGGGGACAACTGCTTCTTCGTGGCCACCGGCGTCACCTCGGGTGACCTGCTGCGCGGGGTCAGCTACCGGGCCGGTGGGGCGTACACCCAGTCGATCGTGATGCGCTCCAAGAGCGGCACGATCCGGGTGATCGACTCCTACCACCGCCTAGAGAAGCTGGCGCTCTACTCGGCCATCGACTTCGACGGCCGCCCGCTGGCCGAGCAGGAGTGA
- a CDS encoding DUF4245 domain-containing protein: protein MEPAERVPADSTPPDGQPPLTPPGTTTPPQGQPPVPPVPASGRAARSERSPKDMAISLLVLLVPIALLLAFYRGFLGGEAPTVVDPAPAVEQARSANAFPVVEPAGLGSGWRTTTARFQQTDQGASLRLGYLTPEGRGVQLVQSNVPVERLLPQELTDRSQPQGALDLDGRSWQRYTARGNERALVLLEPARTVIVVGDATENELRELADAVR, encoded by the coding sequence GTGGAGCCCGCAGAGCGCGTACCCGCCGATTCGACCCCGCCGGACGGCCAGCCGCCGCTGACCCCACCCGGGACGACGACGCCACCGCAGGGACAGCCCCCGGTGCCCCCGGTGCCCGCGAGCGGGCGGGCGGCGCGTTCGGAGCGTTCCCCGAAGGACATGGCGATCTCGCTGCTGGTGCTGCTCGTGCCGATCGCCCTGCTGCTCGCCTTCTACCGGGGTTTCCTCGGCGGCGAGGCGCCGACCGTCGTCGACCCGGCCCCCGCCGTCGAGCAGGCCCGGTCGGCGAACGCCTTCCCGGTGGTCGAGCCGGCCGGTCTCGGCTCCGGCTGGCGGACCACCACGGCCCGGTTCCAGCAGACCGACCAGGGAGCGAGCCTGCGCCTGGGCTACCTGACGCCGGAGGGGCGCGGGGTCCAGCTCGTGCAGAGCAACGTGCCGGTGGAACGGCTCCTGCCCCAGGAACTCACCGACCGTAGCCAGCCGCAGGGCGCGCTCGACCTGGACGGCCGGAGCTGGCAGCGCTACACCGCCCGGGGCAACGAACGTGCCCTGGTGCTCCTGGAACCGGCCCGGACGGTGATCGTGGTGGGGGACGCGACCGAGAACGAACTACGCGAGCTGGCCGACGCCGTACGGTAG
- a CDS encoding exodeoxyribonuclease VII small subunit yields the protein MTAEKNPEKLSYEQARAELASVVERLEAGGTSLEESLALWERGERLAEICQHWLDGARARIDAARQDADA from the coding sequence ATGACTGCGGAGAAGAACCCCGAGAAGCTCAGCTACGAGCAGGCCCGCGCCGAACTGGCCTCGGTGGTGGAACGGCTGGAGGCCGGCGGCACGTCGCTGGAGGAGTCGCTGGCGCTCTGGGAACGGGGCGAGCGGCTCGCCGAGATCTGCCAGCACTGGCTGGACGGCGCCCGCGCGCGCATCGACGCCGCCCGGCAGGACGCCGACGCCTGA
- the xseA gene encoding exodeoxyribonuclease VII large subunit: protein MSGGSAGNGSGEGGGPPRSTAEEPWPVRVVSQKVGAWIARLGWVWVDGQVAQISRRPGASTVFLTLRDPSADLSLTVTTNRDVLDAGAPELREGARVVLHAKPEFYAARGTLSLRADEIRQVGLGELLARLEKLKKLLAAEGLFDRARKRRLPFLPGRIGLITGRASAAERDVLTNARRRWPAVDFRTVNVAVQGPGAVPQIVDALKVLDTDPSVDVIVIARGGGSIEDLLPFSDEALCRAVFGCRTPVVSAIGHETDAPLLDYVADVRASTPTDAAKRVVPDLAEEVRLIRQARHRLERAVRNLVDRESHRIDLLRSRPVLARPQVMVDLRAADLAALRARTGRCLDHRLGTAENDLRHTLARLRALSPAATLDRGYAIVQRADGHVVRAAAEVAPGDPLRVRLAAGELAATVDG from the coding sequence GTGAGTGGTGGGAGTGCCGGGAACGGGAGCGGCGAGGGTGGCGGGCCGCCCCGGAGCACCGCCGAGGAGCCGTGGCCGGTCCGGGTGGTCAGCCAGAAGGTCGGGGCCTGGATCGCGCGGCTCGGCTGGGTCTGGGTCGACGGGCAGGTGGCGCAGATCAGCCGGCGGCCGGGTGCCTCCACCGTCTTCCTCACCCTGCGTGACCCGTCGGCCGACCTGAGCCTCACCGTCACCACCAACCGGGACGTGCTCGACGCGGGGGCGCCGGAGCTGCGCGAGGGCGCCCGGGTGGTGCTGCACGCCAAGCCGGAGTTCTACGCCGCCCGGGGGACGCTCAGCCTCCGCGCCGACGAGATCCGCCAGGTCGGCCTGGGCGAGCTGCTGGCCCGATTGGAGAAGCTCAAGAAGCTGCTCGCCGCCGAGGGGCTCTTCGACCGGGCGCGCAAGCGCCGGCTGCCGTTCCTGCCCGGCCGGATCGGGCTGATCACCGGCCGGGCGTCGGCCGCCGAACGCGACGTGCTGACCAACGCCCGCCGCCGGTGGCCGGCGGTGGACTTCCGTACGGTGAACGTCGCGGTGCAGGGGCCGGGCGCGGTGCCGCAGATCGTGGACGCGCTGAAGGTGCTCGACACCGACCCGTCGGTCGACGTGATCGTCATCGCCCGGGGCGGCGGCAGCATCGAGGACCTGCTGCCCTTCTCCGACGAGGCGCTCTGCCGGGCGGTCTTCGGCTGCCGTACGCCGGTGGTCAGCGCGATCGGCCACGAGACCGACGCCCCGCTGCTGGACTACGTCGCCGACGTGCGGGCCTCCACCCCGACCGACGCCGCCAAGCGGGTGGTTCCCGACCTGGCCGAAGAGGTACGCCTCATCCGGCAGGCCCGGCACCGGCTGGAACGTGCGGTGCGCAACCTCGTCGACCGCGAGTCGCACCGGATCGACCTGCTCCGCTCCCGCCCGGTGCTGGCCCGCCCGCAGGTCATGGTCGACCTGCGGGCCGCCGACCTGGCCGCCCTGCGCGCCCGGACCGGCCGCTGCCTGGACCACCGGCTCGGCACCGCCGAGAACGACCTGCGGCACACCCTGGCCCGGCTGCGGGCCCTCTCCCCCGCCGCCACCCTGGACCGTGGCTACGCGATCGTGCAGCGTGCGGACGGGCACGTCGTCCGGGCGGCGGCCGAGGTGGCCCCCGGCGACCCGCTGCGGGTACGGCTCGCCGCCGGTGAACTCGCCGCGACGGTGGACGGCTGA